A window from Pyrococcus kukulkanii encodes these proteins:
- a CDS encoding DUF4910 domain-containing protein gives MERYIQEFSVENVFRDVVNIARYHRIQGSSGIVDAAEYVLRRLEEEGVEAKMLKDEYDGIREHLTLPSPIAWELIGGELKLKDKTLTTKDSPLLVMAHSPSGEAKGEVLPILREEDWEKAEGKVVLVGEKWRDAYEKANKAGAKAFIAYRKGTGSAFPYIGLFLTKKDLEWAKIPAVAVPETVANDLIGKAKKGGVEVEIKVGTEIKNRETLPIVYARVGDPPYLVFSAHICHPKPGANDNASGSAMLIELARVLNKVKGRVGFAFVWIPEYHGTQAFIPKVKVEDFYANINLDMVGGSEDRAKSTIMLVRSPLSRFSLVPGILELYLEKYNSGGKSFSGSILPKMKLKAYPYEMGSDHDIFNFFGVPGTMPITWPDSYYHTSADTPEKLSLESLSIIGKAVLSTAVFIATAEKSELERVARGYTMKYLGELGMQRKVEVAESLVMDGLARDSKFLGLNMGNQTEEEGWLEWKEKGIISNKKLISVNEELGRKFKEIMEEERMLVVHTYEFLMLSEKLSEEKAWKALKDEYGEVKEEKIRKAVEILREFKIVNPK, from the coding sequence ATGGAAAGATATATCCAAGAGTTCAGCGTTGAGAACGTGTTTAGGGACGTAGTTAACATAGCTAGGTACCACAGGATACAGGGATCGAGTGGCATAGTGGATGCCGCAGAGTACGTTCTTAGGAGGCTTGAGGAAGAAGGAGTAGAGGCAAAAATGCTCAAGGACGAGTATGATGGCATAAGAGAGCACCTAACGTTGCCCTCGCCAATAGCCTGGGAACTCATAGGAGGAGAGCTCAAGCTCAAAGATAAAACGCTAACAACGAAAGATTCTCCACTACTCGTGATGGCACACTCTCCCTCGGGGGAAGCAAAGGGTGAAGTTCTTCCAATTTTAAGGGAAGAGGACTGGGAGAAGGCTGAGGGAAAGGTAGTTCTCGTTGGCGAGAAGTGGAGGGACGCTTATGAAAAGGCTAACAAAGCCGGAGCGAAGGCATTCATAGCTTACAGAAAGGGAACAGGTAGTGCGTTTCCCTATATAGGACTATTCCTTACAAAGAAAGATCTTGAGTGGGCCAAAATTCCCGCAGTGGCAGTTCCGGAAACAGTTGCCAATGATTTAATAGGGAAAGCAAAGAAAGGAGGAGTAGAGGTAGAAATAAAGGTTGGGACCGAGATAAAGAACAGGGAAACACTACCCATAGTGTACGCCAGGGTTGGAGATCCCCCGTACCTAGTTTTCTCAGCCCACATATGTCATCCAAAGCCGGGAGCAAATGACAACGCGAGTGGAAGTGCAATGCTCATAGAACTTGCAAGGGTCTTAAACAAAGTGAAAGGCAGAGTGGGCTTTGCGTTCGTATGGATCCCAGAGTACCACGGAACCCAAGCGTTCATTCCAAAGGTAAAGGTGGAGGATTTCTACGCCAACATAAACCTAGATATGGTCGGTGGGAGCGAAGATAGAGCGAAGTCAACGATAATGCTGGTAAGGTCACCGCTCTCAAGATTTTCACTAGTCCCGGGAATTCTTGAGCTCTATCTTGAGAAGTACAACTCCGGAGGAAAAAGCTTCTCCGGATCAATTTTACCTAAGATGAAGCTGAAGGCCTATCCATACGAGATGGGGAGTGATCATGACATATTCAACTTCTTCGGCGTTCCTGGGACGATGCCCATAACATGGCCCGACAGCTACTACCACACCTCAGCTGATACCCCAGAAAAGCTGAGCTTAGAGAGCCTCTCGATAATCGGAAAGGCTGTCCTCTCCACCGCGGTGTTCATAGCTACTGCCGAAAAATCCGAATTAGAGAGGGTCGCAAGGGGTTACACCATGAAGTACCTCGGAGAGCTCGGTATGCAGAGGAAAGTTGAGGTTGCGGAATCGCTCGTCATGGATGGGCTTGCGAGGGATTCCAAGTTCCTAGGGCTCAACATGGGCAACCAAACAGAGGAAGAGGGATGGCTTGAGTGGAAGGAGAAGGGAATAATAAGCAACAAGAAGCTAATAAGCGTGAACGAGGAGCTTGGAAGGAAGTTCAAGGAAATCATGGAAGAGGAGAGAATGCTAGTTGTTCACACGTACGAGTTCTTGATGCTGAGTGAAAAGCTCAGCGAAGAGAAGGCTTGGAAGGCTCTGAAGGATGAGTATGGAGAGGTAAAGGAGGAGAAAATTAGGAAAGCTGTCGAAATCCTAAGGGAATTCAAGATAGTCAACCCCAAGTAA